A single region of the Leptolyngbya subtilissima AS-A7 genome encodes:
- a CDS encoding ion transporter: MEETTDEKQEAQHEGQELALRERLRGHLDTTDTMPGRVVNSAIVLLIFTSAAIFVVKSYPISPALDEWLDWLDWLIVLAFTLEYGLRLWTAPRPWQYAFSLYGLIDLIAILPSWIGVFDIRFLRFFRSLRILRLVRIFNDRLWFGQVTSTDSLILIRILLTLGTIVFIYSGLIFQVEHPSNPEEFGTFLDALYFAVVTMTTVGYGDVTPISEAGRGLTVMMILTGIALIPTQVSSLIRQLGQVGQHRPCASCGLTLHDNDAQFCKRCGTLLEP; this comes from the coding sequence ATGGAAGAAACTACCGATGAAAAGCAGGAAGCCCAGCACGAGGGTCAGGAACTGGCGCTGCGTGAACGCCTGCGCGGCCACCTAGACACCACCGACACGATGCCTGGTCGGGTAGTCAATAGCGCGATCGTGCTGCTGATCTTTACGTCGGCCGCCATTTTTGTTGTCAAAAGCTACCCCATCTCTCCTGCCCTAGATGAATGGCTGGACTGGCTCGACTGGCTGATCGTACTGGCTTTTACCCTCGAGTATGGTTTGCGCCTCTGGACAGCCCCGCGCCCCTGGCAGTACGCCTTTAGCCTCTACGGCCTGATCGACCTAATTGCCATTCTGCCTTCTTGGATTGGCGTCTTTGACATTCGCTTTTTGCGCTTTTTTAGATCGCTGCGAATTTTGCGCTTAGTGCGAATCTTCAACGACCGGCTCTGGTTTGGCCAAGTAACCAGCACAGACAGCCTCATCTTAATTCGTATTTTGCTGACGTTAGGAACAATTGTTTTTATCTACTCCGGCCTGATCTTTCAAGTTGAGCATCCCAGCAACCCCGAAGAATTCGGCACCTTTTTAGACGCGCTCTATTTCGCTGTAGTCACAATGACCACGGTAGGCTACGGCGATGTCACCCCCATTTCTGAAGCGGGGCGGGGGCTCACGGTGATGATGATTCTTACCGGCATCGCGCTCATTCCGACCCAAGTCAGCAGCCTGATTCGACAACTGGGCCAAGTCGGTCAACACCGCCCCTGTGCCAGCTGCGGCCTGACTCTGCACGACAACGATGCCCAATTTTGCAAACGTTGCGGTACTCTTCTAGAGCCCTAG
- a CDS encoding 3'-5' exonuclease, protein MFKSVSRHVCAFDLEWVPDPTSGRRVYGLPATLSDAEVFEVMWAKAGATAEKPRPHLKTALCRLVAVSAVVREQHNGEVNLRLTTLPRQIDRLMDEGELISTFLGYLGQHHPQLVGFNSQTADLPILLQRGLVAGVSAAEFCRRADKGWGSDYFSRHGDAHIDLKSILSGWGIATPTLHELAAAMGIPGEVGAQPHDVVDWWVEGDLRAIVAQSQFDALSTYLVWLRTARFAGFFSAGQYLEEELRVRRMLGDRIAQGDHHLTQYLHRWDSFNLPPNDAMVIPLSATAVATDQAA, encoded by the coding sequence ATGTTTAAATCTGTCAGTCGGCACGTGTGCGCCTTTGACTTAGAGTGGGTGCCTGACCCGACATCGGGACGGCGAGTGTACGGCCTGCCCGCCACGCTATCGGATGCCGAGGTGTTTGAGGTGATGTGGGCTAAGGCTGGAGCCACGGCAGAAAAACCTCGGCCCCATCTCAAAACAGCGCTGTGCCGCTTAGTGGCGGTCTCGGCAGTGGTGCGAGAGCAGCACAACGGCGAGGTCAACCTGCGGCTGACCACTCTGCCCAGACAGATCGATCGCCTGATGGATGAAGGCGAACTGATTTCTACTTTTCTGGGCTATCTGGGGCAGCACCATCCTCAGCTGGTGGGCTTTAATTCTCAAACCGCTGACCTGCCGATCTTGCTTCAGCGCGGGCTGGTGGCAGGTGTCTCGGCAGCAGAGTTTTGCCGCCGGGCCGACAAGGGCTGGGGCAGCGACTATTTCAGCCGCCACGGCGATGCCCATATTGATTTGAAAAGTATTCTCAGCGGCTGGGGGATTGCTACGCCTACTCTGCACGAACTAGCGGCGGCGATGGGCATTCCGGGCGAGGTGGGGGCGCAACCCCACGATGTGGTGGACTGGTGGGTTGAGGGAGATCTGCGAGCGATCGTGGCGCAGAGCCAGTTTGACGCGTTGAGTACCTACCTGGTGTGGCTGCGAACGGCACGGTTCGCTGGGTTCTTTAGTGCAGGACAGTACCTGGAAGAGGAATTGCGGGTGCGGCGAATGCTGGGCGATCGCATTGCCCAAGGTGACCATCACTTAACTCAATACCTGCATCGGTGGGACAGTTTCAACCTCCCACCCAACGATGCCATGGTTATTCCCCTGTCTGCCACCGCCGTAGCTACAGACCAAGCGGCCTAA
- a CDS encoding VOC family protein, producing the protein MGKEVAMVDLGLTHIALPVADVERSIAFYRAYAAMEVIHHRVDQATGVRVVWLSDHTRPFAIVLIEQAEVQPLLTPLAHLGVGCKSREAVDTLCNLARQEGCLLQDPQDSGYPVGYWAFLRDPDGHTLELSYGQEIGLTVETG; encoded by the coding sequence TTGGGAAAGGAAGTCGCCATGGTGGATCTGGGGTTAACTCACATTGCCCTGCCCGTCGCTGATGTAGAACGAAGCATTGCGTTCTATAGGGCCTATGCAGCGATGGAGGTGATCCACCACCGGGTCGATCAGGCAACGGGGGTCAGGGTTGTGTGGCTATCTGACCACACGCGCCCTTTTGCGATCGTGCTCATCGAGCAAGCTGAGGTGCAGCCCCTGCTGACACCCTTGGCCCACTTGGGAGTCGGATGCAAAAGTCGCGAGGCAGTGGATACCCTGTGCAACCTGGCCCGGCAGGAGGGTTGCCTACTGCAAGACCCGCAAGATTCTGGCTACCCGGTGGGCTACTGGGCCTTTTTGCGCGACCCCGATGGCCACACGTTGGAACTCTCCTACGGGCAAGAGATTGGGCTGACCGTGGAGACTGGCTGA
- a CDS encoding sirohydrochlorin chelatase yields the protein MAIAPIITTPNDFSPSATGTWSPLPTQRPLLLVGHGSRDTEGRDRVLEFAAAYQKLDTSRPVIPCFLELTEPTIQDGVDLCVEKGYTDISVLPILLFAARHNKFDVTNELDRARQRHPQVTFHYGRHFGITPAIIQLWQERLAELDTPRFNPNNIAREDTVLLFVGRGASDPDANGDVYKLARIVWEGSRYKTVEICFIGITHPRLEEGFRRARMYEPKRIIVLPYFLFTGVLIKKIMGICEQEQAAYPEQLVSYLPEMGSHPQLMQILRDREIETHLGQVAMNCEMCKFRLAAGGGQHGHGHDHGHAHEQGHAHDHGHGHDHGHHHGEPVDLFPEPDDYHQRAWQVP from the coding sequence ATGGCGATCGCACCAATTATTACTACCCCCAACGATTTTTCGCCCAGCGCGACGGGCACTTGGTCGCCGCTACCGACCCAGCGACCGCTGTTGCTGGTGGGTCATGGCAGCCGAGATACGGAGGGGCGCGATCGCGTTCTAGAATTTGCCGCCGCCTACCAGAAACTCGACACTTCTCGCCCGGTAATTCCCTGCTTTTTAGAGTTAACAGAACCGACGATTCAAGACGGGGTAGATCTGTGTGTGGAGAAGGGCTACACCGACATTTCAGTGCTGCCAATTTTGCTCTTTGCCGCTCGCCACAACAAGTTTGATGTTACCAACGAATTAGATCGGGCTCGCCAGCGCCACCCCCAGGTAACCTTTCACTACGGTCGCCACTTTGGCATTACCCCGGCCATTATTCAGCTTTGGCAGGAGCGGCTGGCGGAGCTAGATACGCCTCGATTCAATCCCAACAATATTGCCCGCGAAGATACGGTGCTGCTGTTTGTGGGTCGGGGAGCCAGCGACCCCGATGCCAATGGTGATGTCTACAAGCTAGCTCGCATTGTGTGGGAGGGCAGCCGCTACAAAACCGTTGAAATTTGCTTTATTGGCATTACCCATCCCCGCCTAGAAGAGGGATTTCGCCGCGCCAGGATGTACGAGCCAAAACGCATTATTGTGCTGCCCTACTTCCTCTTTACGGGGGTGCTGATCAAGAAAATCATGGGCATCTGTGAGCAGGAGCAGGCAGCCTATCCAGAACAGCTGGTGAGCTACCTGCCGGAGATGGGCAGTCATCCTCAACTGATGCAGATTTTGCGCGATCGCGAAATTGAAACCCACCTGGGCCAGGTAGCGATGAACTGCGAAATGTGTAAATTTCGCCTGGCTGCCGGGGGTGGTCAGCACGGTCACGGTCATGACCACGGGCATGCTCACGAACAAGGTCATGCCCATGATCACGGTCACGGCCACGATCACGGCCATCACCACGGCGAACCCGTTGATCTTTTTCCCGAACCCGACGATTACCATCAGCGGGCCTGGCAGGTGCCCTAG
- a CDS encoding histone deacetylase: protein MHHALTLADFGVIYSPDFLTHDTGSFHPENAGRLKAIVAALETVAWADHLDWREPTPVNQRDVDTLIAQIHNPRYVTALREIAHSGGGHIDGDTVVSEASYAVAQLAVSAWLDGVDYVLETGHSAFVLARPPGHHAVRDRGMGFCLFSNAAIAAHYALEQSAVNRVAILDWDVHHGNGTQALVEENAAIAYCSLHQLPAYPGTGHSSETGFHQNVLNLPMPPGSTSDDYQLKFDQKVMPFLKSFAPDLLIISAGYDANAADPLANVNLSPKDFGIFTRQCLNVTDKILFGLEGGYDYNALSESVLATISARLGF, encoded by the coding sequence GTGCACCACGCTCTCACCCTGGCCGATTTTGGCGTTATCTATTCGCCCGATTTTTTGACCCACGATACCGGCAGTTTCCACCCCGAAAACGCGGGCCGATTGAAAGCGATTGTGGCTGCTTTAGAGACAGTTGCCTGGGCCGATCACCTCGACTGGCGCGAACCCACCCCAGTGAACCAGCGGGATGTAGATACCCTGATCGCCCAAATTCACAACCCCCGCTATGTCACAGCTCTGCGGGAAATTGCCCACTCGGGCGGTGGCCACATCGACGGCGATACTGTGGTGTCTGAGGCTAGCTACGCCGTAGCGCAGCTGGCGGTGAGCGCTTGGCTCGATGGCGTCGATTATGTTCTAGAAACGGGGCACTCGGCCTTTGTGCTGGCGCGGCCACCGGGGCACCATGCGGTGCGCGATCGCGGCATGGGCTTTTGTCTGTTTTCCAATGCGGCGATCGCAGCCCACTATGCTCTAGAACAATCTGCGGTTAATCGCGTTGCTATCCTCGATTGGGATGTGCATCATGGCAACGGCACCCAAGCTTTAGTAGAGGAGAACGCGGCGATCGCCTACTGCTCTCTCCACCAGCTTCCTGCTTACCCCGGCACGGGCCACAGCAGCGAAACCGGCTTTCACCAAAACGTCTTGAACTTGCCCATGCCCCCCGGCAGTACCAGCGACGACTATCAGCTAAAGTTTGACCAAAAGGTAATGCCCTTCCTCAAGTCCTTCGCCCCCGACTTGCTCATCATCAGTGCTGGGTATGACGCCAACGCCGCGGATCCCCTAGCCAATGTCAATCTCTCCCCCAAAGACTTTGGCATCTTTACCCGCCAATGCTTAAACGTCACCGACAAAATTCTGTTTGGCCTTGAAGGTGGATACGACTACAACGCGCTTAGCGAGTCGGTGTTAGCCACCATCAGCGCTCGACTAGGATTTTAG
- the ftsE gene encoding cell division ATP-binding protein FtsE — protein sequence MTSVLHRPTDDAKLSGLPEDVKARLQDRFKLVVPARSAADPSPAPVLDAAPPQNTSVQPIVSLNNVEKVYANGSKALAGVNLTVNPGDFLFVTGPSGSGKSTLLKLLYGYERPTSGNILVGDEPISDLRGNRLAMMRRRIGVVFQDYKLIPKRTVAENVAFVLWAQGFTRKEIHRRLWPTLKMVGLQGKAQCFPDELSGGEQQRVSIARAVVSTPPLLLADEPTGNLDAENSLQVIKILKKLNSIGITVIVTTHDEHLVRISNHPVVQIKNGRLHHLRR from the coding sequence ATGACTTCTGTGCTCCATCGCCCCACCGACGACGCCAAGCTGTCCGGTCTTCCCGAAGACGTCAAGGCTAGACTACAAGACCGCTTCAAACTTGTAGTGCCCGCCCGTTCCGCCGCCGACCCTTCTCCTGCCCCCGTGCTCGACGCTGCTCCTCCCCAAAACACCTCTGTTCAGCCCATCGTTTCCCTCAACAACGTTGAGAAGGTCTATGCCAACGGCAGCAAGGCGCTGGCAGGTGTAAATCTAACGGTCAATCCCGGCGATTTTCTCTTCGTCACCGGCCCGTCGGGCTCAGGCAAATCAACCCTACTCAAACTGCTCTACGGCTATGAGCGCCCCACCAGCGGCAACATCCTCGTGGGCGATGAACCGATTTCTGACTTGCGGGGCAACCGCCTAGCGATGATGCGCCGCCGCATCGGTGTCGTATTCCAAGACTACAAGCTGATTCCTAAGCGCACTGTGGCCGAGAACGTAGCCTTTGTGCTGTGGGCCCAGGGTTTTACCCGCAAAGAGATTCATCGCCGCCTCTGGCCGACTCTCAAAATGGTGGGTCTTCAGGGCAAAGCCCAGTGCTTCCCCGACGAACTCTCTGGCGGTGAGCAGCAGCGAGTGAGCATTGCCCGCGCCGTGGTCAGCACCCCACCCCTGCTGCTGGCCGACGAGCCCACTGGCAACCTAGATGCGGAGAACTCCCTTCAGGTGATCAAGATCCTCAAAAAGCTCAACTCCATCGGCATTACTGTCATTGTCACCACCCACGACGAGCACCTAGTGCGCATTTCTAACCATCCCGTCGTGCAGATTAAGAATGGTCGTCTGCATCACCTGCGCCGGTAG
- the gyrA gene encoding DNA gyrase subunit A — protein sequence MATPEERIVPTDLRVEMQSSYLEYAMSVIVGRALPDARDGLKPVHRRILYAMHELGLAADRPFRKCARVVGEVLGKYHPHGDTAVYDALVRMAQDFSMRMPLINGHGNFGSIDNDPPAAMRYTECRLQSLTSDSLLQDIESDTVDFADNFDGSQQEPVVMPSRLPQLLLNGSSGIAVGMATNIPPHNPGELIDGVIALINNPDITTAELMEIIPGPDFPTGGQILGRSGIRDAYMTGRGSVTMRGVASMETIEHRGRPDREAIIITELPYQTNKAGMIERIAEMVNERRLEGISDIRDESDRDGMRIVIELKRDAYPRVVLNNLYKQTPLQNNFGVNMLALVNSEPQLLGLKRMLEVFLEFREETIVRRTQYELRRAQEKDHILQGYLIALTNLDAIIARIRGAADTPAAKQELMDTYSLSDLQADAILQMQLRRLTALEADKIQQEHEELVAKITDLEDILARRERVLEIITTELGELKAKHNSPRRTIIEMDDAELTDISLIANEQVVILVTDQGYIKRMPVATFEAQSRATRGKAGAKMKEDDGVQHFITCYTHDYLLFFSDRGVTYALRAYQIAEGSRTSRGMPIVQMLPIPKEEAITSVLAVREFTDEEYLVMLTQGGFVKKTALSAFSNIRTNGLIAISLEEGDHLRWVRLARNTDSILIGSRRGMTIHFKADDDQLRPLGRPTRGVRAMALRNGDELISMDILPSQVVEAVVQATEAGSNSDDDDDIVTNGSEGGPWVLVITASGLGKRVPVAKFRLQNRAGMGLMAIKFRKRDDALASLLVVGEGDELMLVTNRGIIIRQRVNDISIQSRPATGVRLQRLDAEDAIAAVAVVPPALQEEPFEDTVEAIVEAIEEATEVSTEVILTEASTEATLEEPI from the coding sequence ATGGCAACCCCAGAAGAGCGTATCGTCCCCACGGATCTGCGCGTTGAAATGCAAAGCTCTTACCTGGAATACGCCATGAGCGTGATCGTGGGTCGGGCGCTGCCAGATGCAAGGGACGGGCTCAAGCCGGTGCATCGCCGCATTCTCTATGCTATGCACGAGCTGGGTTTGGCTGCCGATCGCCCCTTTCGTAAATGCGCCCGTGTAGTCGGAGAAGTGCTGGGTAAGTATCACCCCCACGGCGACACAGCGGTGTATGACGCCCTAGTGCGCATGGCTCAAGATTTCTCTATGCGTATGCCGCTGATTAACGGTCACGGCAACTTTGGTTCTATCGACAACGACCCGCCAGCGGCGATGCGATACACCGAGTGTCGTCTGCAATCGCTGACCAGTGACTCGCTGCTGCAAGACATCGAGTCTGACACCGTCGATTTTGCCGACAACTTCGACGGCTCTCAGCAGGAGCCAGTGGTCATGCCGTCTCGGTTACCCCAGCTGTTGCTCAACGGCTCCTCGGGTATTGCCGTGGGGATGGCAACTAACATTCCGCCCCACAACCCGGGTGAGCTAATTGATGGCGTAATTGCGCTGATCAACAACCCCGACATCACTACCGCCGAGCTGATGGAAATCATTCCCGGCCCCGACTTCCCCACGGGCGGGCAGATTTTGGGTCGCAGCGGCATTCGCGATGCTTACATGACCGGGCGTGGCTCTGTCACCATGCGCGGTGTAGCCAGCATGGAAACCATCGAGCACCGGGGACGGCCCGATCGCGAAGCCATCATCATCACCGAGCTGCCCTACCAGACCAATAAGGCGGGAATGATCGAGCGGATCGCCGAAATGGTGAACGAGCGTCGCCTGGAAGGGATTTCGGATATTCGCGACGAGAGCGATCGCGACGGCATGCGCATCGTTATCGAGCTGAAGCGCGACGCCTACCCTCGAGTTGTGCTCAACAACCTCTACAAGCAGACACCGCTGCAAAACAACTTTGGCGTCAACATGCTGGCCTTGGTCAACAGCGAACCCCAGCTGCTTGGCCTCAAGCGCATGCTGGAGGTCTTCCTCGAGTTTCGCGAAGAAACCATTGTGCGCCGTACCCAGTACGAGCTGCGCCGGGCCCAAGAGAAAGACCACATTCTCCAGGGCTATCTGATTGCTCTGACGAACTTAGACGCCATTATTGCGCGGATTCGTGGTGCGGCTGATACCCCCGCTGCCAAGCAAGAGCTGATGGATACCTACAGTCTGTCAGACTTGCAGGCTGACGCTATTTTGCAGATGCAGCTGCGTCGCCTTACCGCGCTAGAAGCTGACAAAATTCAGCAGGAGCACGAAGAGCTGGTCGCCAAAATCACCGACCTGGAGGATATTTTGGCCCGTCGCGAGCGGGTGCTCGAAATCATCACCACCGAGCTGGGTGAGCTTAAGGCCAAGCACAATAGCCCCCGCCGCACCATCATTGAGATGGACGATGCGGAACTGACCGACATCTCCCTGATTGCCAACGAGCAGGTGGTCATTCTGGTCACCGACCAAGGCTACATCAAACGGATGCCGGTAGCCACCTTTGAGGCCCAGAGCCGCGCCACCCGAGGCAAAGCCGGGGCCAAGATGAAGGAAGACGACGGCGTGCAGCACTTCATCACCTGCTACACCCACGATTACCTGCTGTTCTTTAGCGATCGCGGCGTCACCTACGCCCTGCGGGCTTACCAGATTGCCGAAGGTTCTCGAACCTCGCGGGGTATGCCCATTGTGCAGATGTTGCCCATTCCTAAAGAAGAGGCGATTACCTCGGTGCTGGCGGTGCGCGAGTTTACCGACGAAGAATACCTAGTGATGCTCACCCAGGGCGGCTTTGTGAAGAAGACGGCCCTATCCGCCTTCAGCAACATTCGCACTAATGGGTTAATTGCCATCTCCCTCGAAGAGGGTGACCACCTCAGGTGGGTGCGCCTAGCCCGCAACACCGACAGCATCTTGATCGGCTCGCGCCGGGGCATGACCATTCACTTTAAGGCTGATGACGACCAGCTGCGGCCCCTAGGTCGCCCCACGCGTGGGGTGCGGGCCATGGCTCTGCGCAACGGCGACGAGCTGATCAGCATGGATATTCTGCCCAGTCAGGTGGTGGAAGCGGTGGTGCAGGCCACGGAGGCAGGCAGCAACAGTGACGATGACGATGATATCGTGACCAACGGCAGTGAGGGTGGCCCCTGGGTGCTGGTGATTACCGCGTCGGGTCTGGGCAAGCGGGTGCCGGTGGCCAAGTTCCGCCTGCAGAACCGGGCCGGTATGGGCCTGATGGCGATTAAGTTCCGCAAGCGCGACGACGCCTTGGCCTCGCTGCTGGTGGTGGGCGAGGGCGATGAGCTAATGCTGGTGACTAACCGAGGCATTATCATTCGCCAGCGGGTGAACGATATCTCGATTCAGTCGCGCCCGGCGACCGGTGTGCGGTTGCAGAGGCTCGATGCAGAGGATGCGATCGCCGCCGTCGCTGTCGTACCCCCCGCCCTGCAAGAAGAACCCTTCGAGGACACGGTAGAAGCGATTGTGGAAGCGATCGAGGAGGCTACCGAGGTATCCACCGAAGTGATCCTTACCGAGGCATCCACCGAAGCCACTCTTGAGGAACCCATCTAA